One window of the Populus nigra chromosome 4, ddPopNigr1.1, whole genome shotgun sequence genome contains the following:
- the LOC133692586 gene encoding uncharacterized protein LOC133692586 isoform X2, with product MGSHVENNAVLNNNQEVEAALLQFLIDSQEAGFDSPSALQSQNLDEEDVIDFADSLPIAPDEYGSPSLYGGHGSSREYRRKQMAHSDNTLSMGPSSMDSTTATRHEQISLTQSGFLRILKAQHAPIPHSFMEQEGISAKGDQFLGGISSTASKHKAREGARQVANIDLPKKVRIEPVKERKIVQVMNAKPAVKSRSNGSAGNERWGRFIHLETTTSSHISSPPSVYLSNLVVGLFLFLIMLREALIVH from the exons ATGGGTTCTCATGTTGAAAATAATGCGGTGCTGAATAATAACCAAGAG GTAGAAGCAGCGCTACTGCAATTTCTCATTGACAGTCAAGAGGCCGGTTTCGATTCTCCTTCCGCACTGCAGTCACAGAACCTTGATGAAGAGGATGTGATAGATTTTGCAGATTCTCTCCCTATTGCTCCAGATGAATATGGC TCTCCAAGCTTGTATGGTGGGCACGGTAGTTCAAGAGAATACCGGCGGAAGCAAATGGCTCATAGTGATAATACCCTCTCGATGGGGCCTTCTTCCATGGATTCCACTACTGCAACTAGGCATGAACAGATTAGTTTAACTCAATCAGGCTTTCTAAGGATCCTGAAAGCTCAGCACGCACCAATACCCCACAGCTTCATGGAGCAGGAGGGAATTTCTGCTAAAGGAGATCAATTTCTGGGTGGGATTTCAAGCACAGCATCCAAACATAAG GCCAGAGAAGGTGCAAGGCAAGTTGCTAATATTGATCTGCCTAAGAAGGTTCGCATAGAACctgtaaaagaaaggaaaatagttCAGGTTATGAACGCAAAGCCGGCTGTGAAGTCGAGATCAAATGGTTCGGCTGGCAATGAAAGGTGGGGCCGTTTCATTCACCTTGAAACAACTACATCAAGCCATATATCGAGTCCTCCATCTGTTTATCTTTCGAATTTAGTCGTGGGTCTGTTTCTGTTCTTAATCATGCTCAGAGAAGCGCTGATTGTTCACTGA
- the LOC133692586 gene encoding uncharacterized protein LOC133692586 isoform X1 — MCQSWIWESGRDDDEGEPIKVMGSHVENNAVLNNNQEVEAALLQFLIDSQEAGFDSPSALQSQNLDEEDVIDFADSLPIAPDEYGSPSLYGGHGSSREYRRKQMAHSDNTLSMGPSSMDSTTATRHEQISLTQSGFLRILKAQHAPIPHSFMEQEGISAKGDQFLGGISSTASKHKAREGARQVANIDLPKKVRIEPVKERKIVQVMNAKPAVKSRSNGSAGNERWGRFIHLETTTSSHISSPPSVYLSNLVVGLFLFLIMLREALIVH, encoded by the exons ATGTGCCAATCATGGATATGGGAATCGGGTCGTGATGATGATGAAGGTGAGCCTATTAAGGTTATGGGTTCTCATGTTGAAAATAATGCGGTGCTGAATAATAACCAAGAG GTAGAAGCAGCGCTACTGCAATTTCTCATTGACAGTCAAGAGGCCGGTTTCGATTCTCCTTCCGCACTGCAGTCACAGAACCTTGATGAAGAGGATGTGATAGATTTTGCAGATTCTCTCCCTATTGCTCCAGATGAATATGGC TCTCCAAGCTTGTATGGTGGGCACGGTAGTTCAAGAGAATACCGGCGGAAGCAAATGGCTCATAGTGATAATACCCTCTCGATGGGGCCTTCTTCCATGGATTCCACTACTGCAACTAGGCATGAACAGATTAGTTTAACTCAATCAGGCTTTCTAAGGATCCTGAAAGCTCAGCACGCACCAATACCCCACAGCTTCATGGAGCAGGAGGGAATTTCTGCTAAAGGAGATCAATTTCTGGGTGGGATTTCAAGCACAGCATCCAAACATAAG GCCAGAGAAGGTGCAAGGCAAGTTGCTAATATTGATCTGCCTAAGAAGGTTCGCATAGAACctgtaaaagaaaggaaaatagttCAGGTTATGAACGCAAAGCCGGCTGTGAAGTCGAGATCAAATGGTTCGGCTGGCAATGAAAGGTGGGGCCGTTTCATTCACCTTGAAACAACTACATCAAGCCATATATCGAGTCCTCCATCTGTTTATCTTTCGAATTTAGTCGTGGGTCTGTTTCTGTTCTTAATCATGCTCAGAGAAGCGCTGATTGTTCACTGA
- the LOC133690666 gene encoding putative NAC domain-containing protein 94 yields the protein MAFFPVLGRGMNSKIQSVMENPTDGMPSAPAVGYRFRPTDEELISNYLKPKLLGYDLEDLLIIAEVKVCKHEPWDLPVKSEIKSDDAVWYFFCPRDLKYSNSRRSNRKTKAGFWKPTGKTIKVKAKRNKEVIGTKKTLVFYRSASPKAERTAWIIHEYEVFVSDSKNLGEYVLCKLKKKLDEKTSKGVPKNHTASTSGFEAEPSCSMASDFENQNRSELTTNSACVGSESSHCLASDFENPNSNELPTNLAQEASESSHFSTTNNQNPNELMSNSAYYGSGLHHSMATNFGIPNSNELISSSSHNGSGLLHSMNSNYEIQYPNELNSNSAYDGSGGLLHSMTSNYEIQYPNKLIVNSAYNGSEQSHYMASDSDYVSSYENWFTASDFEDPLSPLQPEGETGPSMEMPFQFTNCLLASDFENQNIDKETDISAPDEGERSSPTVMPLDFLENENPWGKTDMSTLEEGGLCCLMASTENSPADDSILQFPQPNPEQLAELEAFLELEDSLNPPPQPPASTSTEEVPNYTVIGSVSY from the exons ATGGCTTTCTTTCCTGTTTTAGGAAGAGGAATGAATAGCAAGATCCAATCAG TTATGGAAAATCCAACAGACGGAATGCCATCCGCACCAGCAGTTGGATATAGGTTTCGTCCAACCGACGAAGAATTGATTAGCAATTACTTGAAGCCAAAATTGCTCGGTTATGACTTGGAAGACTTACTCATCATCGCAGAGGTCAAAGTCTGTAAACATGAACCCTGGGATCTACCTG TTAAATCGGAAATTAAGTCCGATGATGCAGTTTGGTATTTCTTTTGCCCTCGCGATTTAAAGTACTCAAACAGCAGACGCTCTAACCGGAAAACGAAAGCCGGATTCTGGAAACCAACCGGCAAAACTATTAAAGTGAAGGCTAAGCGTAACAAGGAGGTGATTGGTACTAAGAAGACTTTGGTTTTCTATAGATCAGCTAGTCCTAAAGCCGAGAGGACTGCATGGATCATTCATGAATACGAAGTGTTCGTATCTGATTCAAAGAATCTG GGGGAATATGTTCTctgtaaattgaagaaaaaactagATGAGAAAACCAGTAAAGGTGTACCCAAAAACCATACCGCTTCTACCTCAGGTTTTGAAGCTGAACCAAGCTGCAGTATGGCTTctgattttgaaaatcaaaatcgTAGTGAGTTGACAACGAATTCTGCTTGTGTCGGAAGTGAATCAAGCCACTGTCTGGCTTCTGATTTTGAAAATCCAAATTCAAATGAGCTGCCGACTAACTTAGCTCAGGAAGCGAGTGAGTCGAGCCACTTTTCGACCACTAATAATCAAAACCCAAATGAGCTGATGTCTAATTCGGCGTATTATGGAAGTGGGTTGCACCACTCCATGGCTACTAATTTTGGTATTCCAAACTCAAATGAGCTGATATCTAGTTCATCCCATAATGGAAGTGGTTTACTCCACTCCATGAattcaaattatgaaattcaataccCAAATGAGCTGAATTCTAATTCGGCTTATGATGGAAGTGGTGGTTTACTCCACTCCATGActtcaaattatgaaattcaataccCAAATAAGCTGATAGTTAATTCAGCTTATAATGGAAGTGAACAGAGCCACTATATGGCTTCTGATTCTGATTATGTGTCATCCTATGAGAATTGGTTTACAGCTTCTGATTTTGAAGATCCATTATCACCTCTTCAACCTGAAGGTGAAACCGGTCCTTCCATGGAGATGCCTTTTCAGTTTACAAATTGCCTACTGGCTTctgattttgaaaatcaaaatatagaCAAGGAAACAGATATATCAGCCCCCGATGAAGGTGAAAGGAGTTCTCCTACAGTAATGCCTTTGGATTTTTTGGAAAATGAAAATCCTTGGGGGAAGACTGATATGTCAACCCTTGAAGAAGGTGGTTTGTGTTGCTTGATGGCTTCAACAGAAAACAGTCCAGCAGATGATTCGATTCTGCAGTTTCCACAG CCAAACCCTGAACAATTGGCTGAGCTGGAAGCATTCCTGGAGCTAGAGGACAGCCTTAACCCTCCGCCTCAGCCACCTGCATCTACAAGCACCGAGGAAGTCCCTAATTATACGGTCATTGGTTCTGTGTCTTATTGA